GAACGGTCTAATCGGTTCCGGTGTACCGCAGGACTGGTCTGTACATATGATCGGGCACGAAATGACTGCTCTCTACGGTATAGATCACGCAAAAACTCTTGCTGTGGTGCTCCCCGCCATGTGGCGAGTAAGAAAAGATCAGAAGAGAGAAAAGCTCCTCCAGTACGGCGAAAGGATATTCGGAATAACATCAGGCAGCGAAGATGAACGCATTGAAGCAGCAATAGTTAAAACTGAAGAGTTTTTTAATAGTCTTGGTATCAAAACAAGGCTTTCTGACTATGGACTTAAATCAGCAGATATAAAAGATATTTTAGCAAACCTAGAAAAACATAAAATGCTTGCCCTATCAGAGCGTGGGGACGTCGACCTTAAAGTATCAGAACAAGTTCTTAAAACTGCACTTTAAATACAAAAGCCCCTCGGTTGATTTAACTGAGGGGCTTTGTCTCTAAGAATATTTTTCCAACAGAAAGAGGCACGAAAGCTTCAGCGGGTCAGTAATATTGTGATGCTTACCGTTAGCATCATCTTTAACAAGCGATGCTATTCTCTTCATGGGTACACCGCTGAGTTCGGCAAGCTGAGAGATTGAAATATTAATCTTTTTCAATTCATCCAGTAACTGTTTAAGCGATGTTGTTTTGATATAGAACTTGATCTCTTCTGTTGTGCGGAGTGCTTTTCTGTCCAGCTTCTGATTGCTGGCGAAAACCCAGGGAGTATAGATGTATGTTAGCCCCAAAGCTGCGGCATGCTTGCAGAAAACATCTTTTCCTTTTTCACATTCACATTCATACTCGATAGGATCTGTGTCAATCTTCAGGGTGACTGTATAGTCGCCGTGGTTGCCTCTGATAGTTCCCTTGATAAAGGAGCTGTCAACTGAGCAGTTGTGGAACTTACCCACATAATTCTCAGCTCTTTGCAGGTTGATACTACTGCTGATATTTTTCAGCTGTTCTTCTGTCAACTTGGTTAGCTGCATCGGCACGCCTCCTGAATTAGTTTACATTTATATTAAACCGCATATCTCTTTATAAATCAATTAAAAGTCAGATAATTAATATGCCAGTCAGCCTATTTCGATGTATTGAAGCTCAGAGCGCCATTTACGGATAAGAACTTGTTTTATGA
This window of the Denitrovibrio acetiphilus DSM 12809 genome carries:
- a CDS encoding SWIM zinc finger family protein, which codes for MQLTKLTEEQLKNISSSINLQRAENYVGKFHNCSVDSSFIKGTIRGNHGDYTVTLKIDTDPIEYECECEKGKDVFCKHAAALGLTYIYTPWVFASNQKLDRKALRTTEEIKFYIKTTSLKQLLDELKKINISISQLAELSGVPMKRIASLVKDDANGKHHNITDPLKLSCLFLLEKYS